In Syntrophomonadaceae bacterium, a genomic segment contains:
- a CDS encoding CGGC domain-containing protein, which produces MKRIGMLTCSNATQDLGCSTVSCLRDLRKRKGEFSRYNEAELIGIINCPGCPTVTGSEKLLRRIKSLTEFNVDAIHLTYCLIALCPFKEKYFKDLRKAFPNIEFIAGSHEAHLDHSEFRERVSGLFCQTPRNMVDIILRR; this is translated from the coding sequence ATGAAGCGAATTGGAATGTTGACGTGCAGTAATGCAACTCAGGATTTGGGATGTTCAACTGTCAGCTGTCTAAGAGATCTCAGGAAACGCAAAGGTGAGTTTTCGCGTTATAATGAAGCTGAATTAATAGGTATTATTAATTGCCCCGGATGCCCAACAGTTACCGGATCAGAAAAGTTGTTGAGGCGCATTAAAAGCCTTACTGAGTTCAATGTAGACGCTATACATCTTACCTACTGCCTTATAGCGCTTTGCCCTTTCAAAGAAAAATACTTTAAAGATTTAAGAAAAGCATTCCCGAATATTGAATTCATTGCCGGCTCTCACGAGGCTCATTTGGATCATTCTGAATTTAGAGAAAGAGTTTCTGGTCTATTTTGTCAAACTCCTAGAAATATGGTTGATATAATACTAAGAAGGTAA
- a CDS encoding PIN domain-containing protein, translated as MPGDTELQFVDTNILIYAYDVSSTEKHRRALALVSELWDSGRGCLSIQVLQEFYVNLTQKIPHPLTPQETVRIIEDYGRWHLHKPGLKSVIEAIHIQQRNRISFWDAMIICSAKEMGCQNIWTEDLNANQLYEGIKAVNPFISQEL; from the coding sequence ATGCCAGGTGATACTGAACTTCAGTTCGTGGACACTAACATTCTGATTTATGCCTACGATGTAAGCAGTACCGAAAAACACCGGCGTGCATTGGCGCTCGTTTCAGAACTTTGGGATTCGGGCAGGGGATGCCTGAGCATCCAGGTATTGCAGGAGTTTTATGTTAACCTAACACAGAAGATTCCCCACCCCTTAACGCCACAGGAAACAGTTCGTATTATTGAAGACTATGGCCGGTGGCACCTTCATAAACCAGGGCTTAAAAGTGTAATAGAAGCTATTCATATTCAACAGCGCAATAGAATATCTTTTTGGGACGCCATGATTATATGCAGCGCCAAGGAAATGGGCTGTCAAAATATCTGGACGGAAGATCTCAATGCAAACCAATTATATGAAGGTATTAAAGCTGTTAATCCGTTCATATCTCAGGAATTATAG
- a CDS encoding CopG family transcriptional regulator → MEKQNVTISVPKDVLKKAKHIAVNRQTSLSRLLAETLEDIVEKDDAYSKAKDRQLAAMKKGFDLGVKGEIVWKREDLHAR, encoded by the coding sequence ATGGAAAAACAAAATGTTACCATATCGGTTCCCAAGGACGTTTTAAAAAAAGCAAAACATATTGCCGTAAACAGGCAAACATCCCTTTCCCGACTTCTGGCAGAAACCTTGGAAGACATTGTTGAAAAGGATGACGCCTATAGTAAAGCAAAGGACAGACAGCTTGCTGCCATGAAAAAAGGTTTTGACCTGGGGGTAAAGGGTGAAATAGTATGGAAAAGAGAAGATTTACATGCCAGGTGA